Proteins encoded together in one Formosa sp. Hel3_A1_48 window:
- the uvrB gene encoding excinuclease ABC subunit UvrB: MRFKLTSDFKPTGDQPLAIEELVCGIESKEKFQTLLGVTGSGKTFTVANVIQNVQRPTLVLAHNKTLAAQLYSEFKQFFPENAVEYFVSYYDYYQPEAYIPVTGTYIEKDLSINEEIEKLRLSTTSSLLSGRRDVIVVASVSCLYGIGNPVEFQKNVISLKTNQIISRTALLHKLVQSLYARTEAEFNHGNFRIKGDTVDIFPSYADHGFRIHFFGDEIEAIEAFNINDNSVIEVYENVNIYPANMFVTSPDILQNAIKDIQDDLVKQHDYFKEIGKHLEAKRLKERTEFDLEMIRELGYCSGIENYSRYLDGRAPGTRPFCLLDYFPEDYLMVVDESHVTISQVHAMYGGDRSRKENLVEYGFRLPAAMDNRPLKFEEFESLQNQVLYVSATPADYELTKTDGVYVEQVIRPTGLLDPIIEVRPSLNQIDDLIEEIQQRVEKDERTLVTTLTKRMAEELTKYLTRIQVRCRYIHSDVDTLERVEIMQDLRKGLFDVLVGVNLLREGLDLPEVSLVAILDADKEGFLRSNRSLTQTVGRAARNLNGKAIMYADKVTKSMQLTIDQTTYRREKQIAYNTAHNVTPKALKKSLDNALTKNSVSSYYYEQEALKAAEPESDYLSKPELEQKVRDTRKLMESAAKELDFMMAAQFRDQITNYQKKLEKLKGA; this comes from the coding sequence ATGCGTTTTAAACTTACATCAGATTTTAAACCTACTGGTGATCAACCACTAGCAATTGAAGAATTGGTGTGTGGTATTGAATCTAAGGAAAAGTTTCAAACTTTATTGGGTGTAACAGGATCTGGGAAAACATTTACCGTAGCGAATGTAATTCAAAACGTGCAACGCCCCACCCTTGTATTAGCACACAACAAAACTTTGGCTGCACAACTTTATTCGGAATTCAAACAATTTTTTCCAGAAAATGCAGTAGAGTATTTTGTATCGTATTACGATTACTATCAACCTGAGGCCTATATTCCTGTAACTGGAACGTATATAGAAAAAGATTTATCCATTAATGAGGAAATTGAGAAGCTAAGACTAAGCACAACTTCTTCTCTCCTCTCTGGGCGTCGCGATGTCATTGTCGTGGCCTCTGTATCATGCTTATACGGAATTGGAAATCCGGTGGAATTTCAAAAAAATGTGATTTCGCTCAAGACCAATCAAATCATCTCACGAACAGCATTGTTACACAAGCTAGTACAGAGTTTATATGCACGAACAGAAGCTGAATTTAACCATGGGAACTTCAGAATCAAAGGGGATACAGTCGATATTTTTCCCAGTTATGCCGACCATGGTTTTCGTATTCATTTTTTCGGCGATGAAATTGAGGCTATTGAGGCTTTTAATATTAATGATAATTCAGTAATTGAAGTCTATGAAAATGTAAACATATATCCAGCGAATATGTTTGTCACCTCCCCTGATATCTTACAGAATGCCATTAAAGACATTCAAGATGACTTGGTAAAACAGCACGATTACTTTAAAGAGATTGGCAAACATCTGGAGGCTAAACGCCTTAAGGAACGAACAGAATTTGACTTAGAAATGATTCGTGAATTGGGCTACTGTTCGGGAATTGAAAACTATTCACGCTACCTCGATGGACGAGCACCAGGCACACGACCATTTTGTTTGTTGGATTATTTCCCTGAAGACTATTTGATGGTAGTCGATGAAAGCCACGTGACCATTTCGCAAGTCCATGCCATGTATGGTGGCGATCGGAGTCGAAAAGAAAATTTGGTGGAATATGGGTTCCGACTTCCTGCAGCGATGGACAACCGCCCACTTAAATTTGAAGAATTTGAATCATTGCAAAATCAAGTACTTTATGTCAGTGCAACACCTGCCGATTATGAACTCACCAAAACCGATGGTGTATATGTCGAGCAAGTCATTCGTCCTACAGGGCTTTTGGATCCAATCATTGAAGTCCGCCCAAGTTTAAATCAAATTGATGATTTGATTGAAGAAATTCAGCAACGCGTAGAAAAAGACGAACGTACTTTGGTGACGACACTCACCAAACGTATGGCGGAGGAGTTGACAAAATATTTGACGCGTATCCAAGTGCGTTGCCGCTACATCCATAGCGATGTAGACACTTTGGAACGTGTAGAAATCATGCAAGATTTACGCAAAGGATTATTTGATGTTTTGGTGGGTGTTAACCTGTTACGTGAAGGATTAGATTTGCCTGAAGTGTCTTTGGTGGCGATTTTGGATGCCGATAAAGAGGGGTTTTTACGTTCCAACCGATCGTTGACGCAAACGGTAGGCCGTGCCGCACGAAACCTTAACGGAAAAGCCATCATGTATGCCGATAAAGTCACAAAAAGCATGCAACTCACCATAGACCAAACCACCTACCGTCGTGAAAAACAAATCGCCTACAACACTGCGCATAATGTGACGCCTAAAGCCCTCAAGAAAAGTTTGGACAATGCCCTCACCAAAAACTCTGTAAGCAGCTATTATTACGAACAAGAGGCCCTAAAAGCCGCTGAACCTGAAAGCGATTATCTCTCTAAACCCGAATTAGAACAAAAAGTACGTGACACCCGAAAACTCATGGAGTCCGCCGCTAAAGAACTGGATTTCATGATGGCTGCTCAGTTTAGAGACCAAATCACAAACTATCAAAAGAAATTAGAAAAACTGAAGGGTGCTTAA
- a CDS encoding gliding motility-associated C-terminal domain-containing protein: MSPINRLFFCCCLILATKGFGQSIALYEQHNGRFDYTAIGNTLNIVENGALLDCSILSGSTAELNLSSGQIVEAAYLYWAGSGTGDFEVNLNSTPIMPERTFSYALDSNRVFFAAFTDVTDLVQNFGNGLYSLSDLEQIDISEDYCSTGTNFAGWAIVIIYQDDSLPLNQINVYDGLEAVPEAITIELNNLNVMDVVGAKIGFIAWEGDSSLAVNESLRMNGFLLSNPPLNPETNAFNGTNSFTGGTDLYNMDIDFYPIENTINVGDSSASIELTSGQDLVMVNSIVTVLNSQLPDASIQLTETAETSCFSRIIELEYTISNFNATDDLPLGTPIAFYVENNLVGQAQTEAEIPVGTSITSVIEIEIDPNFPDQFQIIAVVDDTGDGTGIISEIIENNNSAFSAVDLSNDGCPIIIPQGFSPNGDGFNDWFNIQGLYDVFMNHQLLIYNRYGSLVFEGNNDLKWDGTSNRGLNSSSKKLAVGTYFYILHLNEEGYGSETGWVYLNY, encoded by the coding sequence ATGAGTCCAATTAACAGATTATTTTTTTGCTGTTGTCTTATTTTAGCTACAAAAGGATTTGGGCAATCTATAGCCTTGTATGAGCAACACAACGGCCGATTTGATTACACAGCTATAGGAAACACTCTTAATATTGTCGAAAACGGCGCTCTTTTGGACTGTTCTATTCTAAGCGGGTCTACTGCTGAACTCAACTTATCAAGTGGTCAAATTGTGGAGGCCGCATATTTATATTGGGCTGGATCAGGAACTGGAGATTTTGAGGTAAATCTAAATTCAACCCCTATTATGCCGGAACGAACGTTTTCCTATGCCTTAGATTCAAACCGAGTCTTTTTTGCTGCATTTACCGATGTTACGGATTTGGTGCAAAATTTTGGAAATGGTCTGTACTCCTTAAGCGATTTAGAACAAATTGATATTTCTGAAGATTATTGTTCTACAGGAACAAATTTTGCAGGATGGGCAATTGTCATCATTTATCAAGACGATAGCTTACCACTAAATCAAATAAATGTATATGATGGTTTGGAAGCTGTTCCAGAAGCCATTACTATTGAATTGAACAATCTAAATGTAATGGATGTAGTGGGTGCCAAAATTGGTTTTATCGCTTGGGAAGGCGACTCAAGCTTGGCGGTCAATGAATCTTTACGAATGAATGGTTTTTTATTGAGTAATCCTCCTTTGAATCCTGAGACAAACGCATTCAATGGAACCAATAGTTTCACAGGGGGAACAGATTTGTACAATATGGATATAGATTTCTATCCCATTGAAAATACCATAAACGTTGGGGACAGCTCTGCAAGCATTGAGTTGACTTCGGGTCAAGATTTGGTGATGGTCAACAGTATTGTTACAGTTCTCAACAGTCAGTTGCCTGATGCCAGCATTCAACTGACGGAAACTGCAGAAACTAGTTGTTTTTCAAGAATTATTGAATTGGAATACACAATCTCTAACTTCAATGCTACTGACGATCTTCCATTGGGAACGCCCATCGCTTTTTATGTAGAAAATAATCTCGTAGGCCAAGCACAAACTGAAGCGGAAATTCCTGTAGGAACTTCGATTACATCAGTTATAGAAATTGAAATCGATCCTAATTTTCCAGACCAATTTCAAATCATTGCAGTTGTTGATGATACAGGGGATGGAACAGGAATTATTTCTGAGATTATAGAAAACAACAACAGTGCTTTTAGTGCTGTAGATTTATCAAACGATGGCTGCCCTATTATTATCCCACAGGGGTTTTCGCCCAATGGCGATGGATTTAATGATTGGTTCAATATTCAAGGGCTTTACGATGTATTCATGAATCACCAATTGTTGATTTATAACCGTTATGGAAGCTTGGTTTTTGAGGGCAATAATGATTTGAAATGGGATGGCACTTCTAATCGTGGGCTGAATTCGAGTTCAAAAAAATTAGCGGTTGGAACCTATTTTTACATACTGCATTTAAATGAAGAAGGCTATGGATCAGAAACAGGATGGGTCTATTTAAATTATTGA
- a CDS encoding T9SS type B sorting domain-containing protein has protein sequence MKNLFIYALFLVSILGFSQAEASHWYFGEGAGLIFDLSTDTVSATTDAENTINTNEGCSSIADFNGNLLFYTDGRNVWDKNHNIMPNANYPANGLLGDPSSTSSGLIVPKPGNPDQYYVFTVDEPHHQNAFAFPNQGPADQSGNSLPNYTFSGGGNAGAVPEADDGFNNGLAYSLVDLSLNGGNGDVVPSEKNIQLITYDPTDQGQASYKCSEKITAVEHADGASYWVLTHFMDKFYAFRIDNSGVNTSPQETQIAPLINYTGYRRNGIGYMKASPDGTKIAVAHRQNGNTEGQTANATGSVWIYDFDNSSGTLSNPSNLLPDSGPYGLEFSPDSSKLYVSNDSSVIQFDLFSPSPSNSLAFIHTNSFNPLQNRVPFIGALQLGPDGRIYIANTDDYNSLDVINEPNELGVNSDYVQNGLALAPGTSAVIGLPPFIQSFFLASIVFENSCVDDDIQFSVNTTQNYDSISWDFGDGLGVSNLDNPSYTYINLGTYTVSAEITIGTEVNTFSETIIITSNPIANFVTDINECDDDNDGILSFDFTVPQAQVFGAQLPTDFTVSYHLSQDDADANSAALSLPYQNTDSTEEIFIRIENNANANCFDTTSFTLNVFDTPIANIVGTVEECDDLDDGDDANGQKEIDLTAFDSDVLDTQDATFFSVSYHLTQDDADSNTGALPSPYYNTTAFSYQVFARIENNLKTDCYDTTEFTVNIYAAPKANLVSDLFECDDDNDGILSFDFTVSQAQVFGAQLPTDFTVSYHLSQDDADANSAALSLPYQNTDSTEEIFIRIENNNNTNCYDTTSFNLNVFDTPTANTVATVEQCDDLDDGDDANGQKEIDLTAFDSDVLDTQDATLFSVSYHLSQAEADANTGALSSPYYNTTAFSYQVFTRIENNLKTDCFDTTEFTVNINPIPTASNTNLIQCDEDGVNDGLTVFNLDEANDALTNGVPNRSTKFYLTPVDAENSTASIDAAPFTNTTNPQTIYVQVIDDDTECFSIAELSLNVSLTSGQDASLFTCDDDGIEDGFKAFTLSNATSSILTGLPADYALIYYETYEDALVEQNALPNIFTNNEAYNQTIYARIENNNQCYGINELELSVFNLPQLDFGDQTFFCIDSNSDPVVIDSGIIGNPSDYTYLWSNGELTNEIEINQGGTYTVVVTNANGCSQTKSITIVNSNIATINEIEVSDVSTNNTITVFATGEGDYEYALDDELGPYQDDSIFYNVSPGFHTVYVRDKNNCGIANEVVSVIGFPNFFTPNNDGYNDSWHVFGINTPSQSNSEIFIFDRYGKLLKQLSYDSLGWDGTYNGNLMPTSDYWFYIKLSDNRIFRGHFTLKR, from the coding sequence ATGAAAAATCTTTTTATTTACGCTCTTTTTTTAGTGAGTATTTTGGGCTTCTCACAAGCTGAAGCTTCCCACTGGTATTTTGGTGAAGGTGCTGGTCTTATTTTTGATTTAAGTACAGATACTGTTTCAGCTACTACTGATGCAGAGAATACAATAAATACAAATGAAGGTTGCTCTTCAATTGCAGATTTTAACGGAAATTTATTATTCTACACAGATGGTCGGAATGTTTGGGACAAAAATCATAATATTATGCCTAATGCAAACTACCCAGCAAATGGCCTTTTAGGAGATCCATCGAGTACCTCATCTGGCTTGATTGTACCAAAACCAGGAAACCCAGACCAATATTATGTCTTTACTGTAGACGAACCTCATCACCAAAATGCTTTTGCCTTTCCGAATCAGGGACCAGCAGATCAATCTGGCAATTCTCTGCCAAATTACACTTTTTCTGGTGGTGGTAACGCCGGGGCGGTCCCTGAGGCGGACGATGGCTTTAATAATGGATTGGCCTATTCTTTAGTTGATTTATCGCTCAATGGCGGAAATGGTGACGTTGTTCCATCAGAAAAAAACATACAACTTATTACATATGATCCCACAGATCAAGGACAAGCCAGCTATAAATGTTCTGAAAAAATTACAGCTGTAGAGCATGCTGATGGGGCTTCTTATTGGGTTTTAACTCATTTTATGGATAAGTTTTATGCTTTTAGGATCGACAATTCAGGTGTAAACACATCCCCTCAAGAAACTCAAATTGCCCCACTTATAAACTACACAGGTTACCGTAGAAATGGAATTGGATACATGAAAGCATCACCTGACGGAACTAAAATTGCAGTAGCTCACAGACAAAACGGAAACACTGAAGGTCAAACCGCCAACGCTACAGGAAGCGTTTGGATTTATGATTTTGATAATTCATCAGGAACTTTATCAAATCCTTCAAATTTATTACCTGACTCCGGACCCTATGGTTTGGAATTTTCTCCTGACTCTTCAAAATTGTATGTTTCTAATGATAGCTCCGTTATTCAATTTGATTTATTTTCACCAAGTCCCTCAAACTCATTGGCATTTATTCATACTAATTCCTTTAACCCTTTGCAAAATAGAGTGCCTTTTATTGGAGCTCTTCAGCTTGGCCCTGATGGCAGAATATATATTGCTAATACTGACGATTACAACTCCTTAGATGTGATTAATGAACCAAATGAACTTGGTGTTAATAGTGATTATGTGCAAAATGGTTTGGCATTAGCTCCTGGAACATCGGCTGTGATTGGATTACCTCCATTTATCCAGTCTTTCTTTTTAGCTTCAATTGTATTTGAAAATTCTTGTGTTGATGACGATATACAATTCAGCGTCAATACGACACAAAATTATGACAGTATAAGTTGGGATTTTGGGGATGGTTTGGGCGTATCTAACCTTGACAACCCCTCATACACCTACATAAATCTTGGAACCTATACTGTATCAGCTGAAATTACCATTGGCACTGAAGTCAATACATTTTCTGAAACTATCATCATCACTAGCAATCCCATCGCTAACTTTGTAACAGATATAAATGAGTGTGATGATGATAACGATGGAATTTTGAGTTTTGATTTTACAGTTCCTCAAGCACAGGTTTTTGGCGCGCAACTACCTACAGACTTTACAGTAAGCTACCACCTTTCTCAAGATGATGCAGATGCTAATAGCGCTGCACTTTCATTACCTTATCAAAATACCGACTCCACTGAAGAAATTTTTATTCGTATTGAAAATAATGCCAATGCAAACTGTTTTGACACGACTTCATTTACCCTGAATGTTTTTGACACGCCCATCGCTAATATAGTAGGTACTGTCGAAGAATGTGATGATTTAGACGATGGGGATGATGCCAATGGCCAAAAAGAAATTGATTTAACTGCTTTCGACTCCGATGTTTTGGATACGCAAGACGCTACATTTTTCAGCGTTAGCTATCACCTTACACAAGACGATGCAGATTCAAATACAGGAGCATTACCTTCACCCTACTACAATACCACTGCTTTTAGTTATCAAGTTTTTGCACGTATTGAAAATAATTTAAAAACTGATTGTTACGATACTACAGAATTTACGGTAAATATTTATGCCGCACCAAAGGCCAATCTAGTAAGTGATTTATTTGAGTGTGATGATGATAACGATGGAATTTTGAGTTTTGATTTTACAGTTTCTCAAGCACAGGTTTTTGGCGCGCAACTACCTACAGACTTTACAGTAAGCTACCACCTTTCTCAAGATGATGCAGATGCTAATAGCGCTGCACTTTCATTACCTTATCAAAATACCGATTCAACAGAAGAAATTTTTATCAGGATTGAAAATAACAACAACACCAATTGTTACGATACTACATCGTTCAATCTAAACGTTTTTGATACCCCAACAGCCAACACGGTAGCTACCGTGGAGCAATGCGACGATTTAGACGATGGGGATGATGCCAATGGCCAAAAAGAAATTGATTTAACTGCTTTCGACTCCGATGTTTTGGATACACAAGACGCTACACTTTTCAGCGTTAGCTATCACCTTTCTCAAGCTGAAGCAGATGCGAATACTGGAGCATTATCTTCGCCCTACTACAATACCACTGCTTTTAGTTATCAAGTTTTTACACGTATTGAAAATAATTTAAAAACTGATTGTTTTGATACTACAGAATTTACGGTCAACATTAACCCCATTCCAACGGCGTCAAATACAAATTTAATTCAATGTGATGAAGATGGTGTAAATGATGGGTTGACTGTATTTAATTTAGATGAAGCCAATGACGCATTGACCAATGGAGTTCCAAACCGCAGTACAAAGTTTTACCTCACCCCAGTTGATGCTGAAAATTCAACAGCATCCATTGATGCTGCTCCATTTACAAATACCACCAATCCACAGACCATTTACGTTCAAGTCATTGATGACGACACAGAATGCTTTTCTATTGCAGAGTTATCGCTTAATGTGAGTTTGACTTCTGGACAAGACGCGAGTTTGTTTACATGCGATGATGACGGAATTGAAGACGGCTTTAAAGCATTTACATTGAGTAATGCGACATCAAGTATACTCACAGGACTACCAGCAGATTATGCTTTAATATATTACGAAACCTATGAAGATGCTCTAGTCGAACAAAATGCTTTACCAAATATATTCACCAACAACGAAGCCTACAACCAAACGATTTACGCACGAATAGAAAACAACAATCAATGTTATGGGATAAACGAACTTGAACTGAGTGTGTTTAATCTTCCTCAGTTAGATTTTGGTGATCAAACATTTTTCTGTATTGATTCAAACTCAGATCCTGTTGTGATTGACAGTGGAATTATCGGAAATCCATCAGATTACACCTATTTATGGTCTAATGGAGAATTAACTAATGAAATAGAAATTAACCAAGGGGGTACTTACACAGTTGTTGTGACCAACGCCAATGGATGCTCACAAACAAAAAGCATCACCATAGTGAATTCTAACATAGCAACCATCAATGAAATTGAGGTTAGTGATGTCAGTACCAACAACACCATTACAGTTTTTGCAACTGGAGAAGGCGATTATGAATATGCATTAGATGATGAACTTGGCCCCTACCAAGATGATAGCATATTTTATAACGTTAGTCCAGGCTTCCACACTGTCTATGTACGTGATAAAAATAACTGTGGTATTGCCAATGAAGTTGTTTCAGTAATCGGCTTTCCTAACTTTTTCACGCCCAATAACGATGGTTATAATGACTCGTGGCATGTATTTGGGATAAACACCCCTAGTCAGTCCAATAGCGAAATTTTTATTTTTGATCGCTACGGCAAATTACTTAAACAGCTTTCTTATGATAGTTTAGGTTGGGATGGGACCTACAATGGCAACCTTATGCCGACTTCAGACTATTGGTTTTACATTAAATTAAGTGATAATCGTATATTTAGGGGACATTTCACCCTAAAGCGTTAA
- a CDS encoding ABC transporter ATP-binding protein has product MTNILSISNLTKKFGYLTAVNDLSFTIKRGNIYGILGPNGSGKSTTLGMILNVVNKTSGHYNWFDGALNTHQALKKVGAIIERPNFYPYMSAYQNLKLVCKIKGVSAEAIDKVLETVGLVERKDSEFRTFSLGMKQRLAIASALLNAPEVLILDEPTNGLDPQGIHQIREIIKGIAQKGTTILLASHLLDEVEKVCTHVVVLRKGKKLYAGRVDEMISSYGFFELKSSETSKLIEFIEKHPKISHHKQEDSLITAFLSAPLSAEDLIQKLFEKRIIVTHFIKRKESLEEQFLQLTDQE; this is encoded by the coding sequence TTGACCAATATTTTAAGCATATCAAATCTCACAAAAAAGTTCGGCTACCTTACTGCAGTAAATGATTTATCCTTTACCATAAAAAGAGGAAATATCTATGGTATTTTAGGACCAAACGGTAGTGGAAAATCAACAACTCTAGGAATGATTTTGAATGTTGTGAACAAAACATCAGGCCATTATAATTGGTTTGATGGTGCGCTGAATACGCATCAGGCATTAAAAAAAGTAGGTGCTATCATAGAGCGTCCTAATTTTTATCCTTACATGTCTGCCTATCAAAATCTTAAGCTTGTGTGTAAAATAAAAGGCGTTTCGGCAGAGGCGATTGACAAGGTATTGGAAACTGTAGGTCTTGTAGAACGGAAAGATAGTGAATTTAGGACTTTTTCTCTTGGTATGAAGCAACGCTTAGCTATTGCCTCTGCATTACTCAATGCGCCCGAAGTTTTAATACTCGATGAACCTACAAATGGTTTAGACCCACAAGGCATTCACCAAATTCGAGAAATAATCAAAGGAATTGCCCAAAAAGGAACTACAATTCTTTTAGCTTCTCACCTGTTGGACGAGGTTGAAAAAGTCTGTACCCACGTTGTTGTACTTAGGAAAGGAAAAAAACTCTATGCGGGACGAGTAGATGAAATGATATCAAGCTATGGATTTTTTGAACTGAAAAGCTCTGAGACAAGCAAGCTCATTGAATTTATTGAAAAGCACCCCAAAATAAGTCATCACAAACAAGAAGATAGCCTTATCACAGCTTTTCTCTCAGCTCCGCTTTCAGCTGAAGATTTGATACAAAAGCTGTTCGAAAAAAGAATTATAGTTACACATTTTATTAAACGAAAGGAAAGTTTGGAAGAACAATTCTTACAACTCACAGACCAAGAATGA
- a CDS encoding ABC transporter permease, producing MIRLLQLELQKLLLNRTSKVLIFISFILPLCVIVLSAIKINFFGFFTLELGELGIFNFPMVWHITTYFSALFKFFFAIVVVSMIGNEYSNKTLKQNLIDGLSKKEFILSKFYAIAFFSLISTLIIFCISLILGLVYSSYNEINIIIREIEFLPAYFIKLVGFFSFCLFLGVLAKRSAFALAFLFVDFIFEWILFGLISWKSDMALAIKVQNFFPLTSMSNLIKQPFQRVAMTKFPNKNDLDYDYAVHFDSMLIVALWVVVFVYLSYYLLKKRDL from the coding sequence ATGATTCGTCTTTTACAGTTAGAACTACAGAAACTATTGCTTAACCGCACGAGCAAAGTATTGATATTTATATCCTTCATCCTGCCGCTGTGCGTAATTGTATTATCGGCTATTAAAATCAACTTTTTTGGTTTTTTTACTCTTGAATTAGGGGAGTTAGGGATTTTTAATTTTCCAATGGTTTGGCACATTACAACCTATTTTTCCGCCTTATTTAAATTCTTTTTTGCTATTGTGGTAGTTTCAATGATTGGGAATGAGTACAGCAATAAAACACTAAAACAAAATCTTATCGATGGATTGAGTAAAAAGGAATTTATATTATCTAAGTTCTATGCTATTGCTTTTTTTTCTTTAATTTCTACGCTAATTATTTTCTGCATTTCATTGATTTTAGGCCTCGTTTATTCCAGCTACAATGAAATTAATATTATCATCCGAGAAATAGAGTTCCTCCCAGCCTATTTTATAAAATTAGTTGGGTTCTTTTCGTTCTGTTTATTTTTGGGGGTTTTAGCTAAAAGGTCGGCCTTTGCGTTGGCATTTTTATTTGTCGATTTTATTTTTGAGTGGATTTTATTCGGACTAATATCATGGAAATCAGACATGGCATTAGCAATAAAAGTTCAAAACTTTTTCCCACTGACCTCAATGTCTAACCTCATCAAGCAACCATTTCAGCGCGTGGCCATGACTAAGTTTCCTAACAAAAATGATTTAGATTACGATTATGCAGTTCATTTTGATTCGATGCTTATCGTGGCCTTGTGGGTTGTAGTTTTTGTTTACTTATCTTATTATCTTCTTAAAAAAAGAGATTTATAG